The genomic DNA TCCATTGGCAGTGAATCCTGTGACCGGGTTCCAGCGTTGATTTTCGTAGATGTACATGTATTTTGTGTCCTCAATAGGATTAATGCCAAATTTGCTACTGGCAACACCTTGGAAATGAGCTCCTCCCCACCCACCAGTGTAGACCCAAGGAACAGAGTCATATCCCAATGCCCAAGTCACACCCACTTGGCTGGAGGTGATTTCAAGGAAGTGACCTCCGCCCAGAATTCTCCAATACATTTTATTAGGTGGAATCACCAACTGGAACAGAAAAATTACCAATGCCAAGGAAATCAGTTTTTCTCAATCTTACTGACTTACCGATTTGGAATGATAAACTGCAGATTTAGGAACGACATCGCCTTCCAACCGGAAATGGGTGACGTCTTCTGCTTTGAGCCGATGCTTGAACTTGGCATATGGAGTGCCATTGACGAAGATCTGGAAACCGGAGGAAAAGATAATCTAGGTTGGCTCTTAACACTTGTGATGTCTCAtagcaaaaatatctttaccAGGAAGTGTGCAGGCTCGGCTTTAATTATGACCTGCACGGTTCGTCCTTCGATAAACATTTGAGATCCATGACCATCCTCTGAGATGACAGCTAAAGgaagtttttcttcttcccccCAAACACCGGACTTCTTCGAATTCAATACAGTATGGCGAAGCTCAATTCTAGGATTGAGGTGCAAGGCGACATCTGAATCCAAGCCCGGTTTGCCCGTCTGAAGATTGATGGAGAATCTTTTGCATTGCTCCTTCACCAGAAGAGTGAACGACATCACGGTGCCCGGAATGAATCCGTTCTCCAAGGACCTGATCAAGGGCAGAGTTTCATCCTCGTCGATGGCGATTGTCTGACTGAATTGACCATCCACTTTCTTGATCTCCTGATCAAAACCACCTTCCTCCATGACTTTGGGATCGAAAACAGTCACTTCTCCTCGGGCTGTCACGGAAAAAGTGCTTCCTTTGGAAGGTGGACCGTCAATTCCCCGAACCGAATTCATCCCTGCAAATCATCATGGccgaaatacaaaaaaaagtaaaaaaatatgttaaaaaCACCACACACGTACCATGGCATATTTCCCGTTGCCACTCTTCAAGCTCTAGATCTCCACTGAACTTGATTTGAAGAGGTTGAAGAGTGAGACTTCGTTTCGCTGTGTGAATGGTCAAAGTCTTGTCACCACTTTGGCAAACGCATGtaatatcaaacaaagaaaggtGTTCCTGAAAAGCAGGTAAAAAAGATTATACTTTTGATTGGCAATGaccaatttcatgaaatgaatCAACGCAACACATCAGCCACACACACTGtaaaaggaacaaaacaaCTACCTCTACTTCGCCATGCATTTTCTTGTTCGCCAATGCctaaagatttcaaaaagtagtTAATCAACGAGAATAATTTGCTCAGACAAGAATTGAGATCGCCGTCGAATCGGCCAGCCCTACCTTGCTACGTTTCgaagttccaaaaatggagaGCGTTCCAAAGTCAATTCCTCCTTGGGGATTGCCCGTTTGTTCCAATTCAACCATAGACGATTCCCATTTGGCTCTCGTTTCTCCACTATGAGCTTTGACCATGGCCTTTTTGATCCAGGAAGTACGCTCAATGGGCGCGTTATAATGCTTGAATGTGTCAGATTCAGAGATCACCTGATTCTTATCCCTCAATTGctgaaaatcatttcaatccaGCCTTGTTCCAAGATGCTTTTAAGTGAAGTTGCTATTTTCACTTACCTGCAGAATGTTTACCCTCCAGGATTCCCCGGCCAAACTTAACTCTGAAGAGGCCACTGCTGCGTCCACTAACCAGGATTTCGGAGGACCCTGTTCCATTTTGCAGCTCCCTGCCGTAATCCACACCCAATGGGGCGTGTCCACGTTCAATCCCGTGTCAAAAACGGCGTCATCAAAGCCATAGCGATCTTCACGATCCAGGATCAAGTCACCAGATACAAGGCTGTTGGATCTTTGCACTTTGGCCTGGGCTtcgttcttcttctcttcctccaTGGCCTCAGCTAACTTTAAAGCGGCCACATCCTCCATGGCACTTGCATACATGCTCTGATTCACTGGGATCGCGGCATTGTTGTCTTCCTAGTGGGATTTGCAACAGATTGGTGATGAATTCCAGAATAGGTTCTTAAAGAGTTGATTTTGACCTACGGTTGAGCTAAATGCATCCTCGTCTTTGGGAAAGTGTATTTTATGGATCTCTTCTCGCACAGCCTTATTAGCTGCCATAGCCAGGGGGGCTCCCAAGACCGGAATTCGACCTAGGGTTCGTCCAGCCACGATTCCGGCCGTTTGAGCGATCACGTCTTTCGTGACCGACTCACCGATTTTCGATGCtgtttgtttaaaaaaagtgttgcTTGAACCTAAAATATCAGCATGGATTGATTTAGATTTATGACAGTAGAATCAACATTCTTTTGCTTTATTACCAGAGGCAACATTAGGCCTAATGTCCGGACTTTCCTCGGGAATCTTGGCAAAATTATCCGAGTACACAGCAGCTGAGGAGTTTGAGGAGGCTGTACTCGATTGACTCTGGCTTCGAGGACGGATAGGCGTGGCCGAAATCGCCTTCCAGGTTTTGCCCGACAAATCGGAAGGGTTGACACCGGTTCGGAGCACGATCTGGTGGTCCTCGTCATCCGTGATGCCCATCACTTGATCGCCCGGACCCAAAGATAACATTTGGAGCTCACCCACCATCTCAATCCATTTGGAGCCTTTCGCCAGACTTTCGCTATCCTTGGCCGATGCCGCTCGAATGCCATTGCGGAACCAAACTTGGCGATCCCGACTCAGAGCCCATACCGCACTTTCACCCACACAAATATGCGAGAGTTGGGAAGACGGATCTGGGCTTTCCACTTCGCTCCAAACCATACCTACAGCACTCGTCAATGAATTTAAGATTTCGTTACTCTCAAATTTAGAACACTCACCAGTGGGGTTGATCCGAGAAACGCCCAAGCGAACCAAGGCTTTTCCATTCCACGTGACCGCCCACACCAATCCGGACGGAGAGACCGAAATTTGACTGACCTCGCACCTATCCAATACACATGCCCCAAAGCTTGTATCAACGTGTTTGACCTTAGGCGGTTGCAACCTAACCCGTCTCACCCATTCGGCGTGGTAATATGGAGCCATCCGGTGCCTTCCGGACAATTGGATCGAACACCCTGACGCACAAAAACTCGACCCAAGACAGTCACGGCCCAAACCAGCGTCTCGTCTGGCTCTCCATTGGGAATCTCTTGCCCACCCACGGACACGTCAATAAATGGCTCCTAAGATTggaaacatcatcatcaatgatcatcattgatttcttttacGTGCTCATTCAACTCATTTACCTCGGACACGTGTTTATGAATGGCGGGCAAGCTGGCCCAGGAATTGGTTGCCGCATAACGTCGATATCGGATCCATTTGCGACGTCTCACGCACGAAGTAAAGCCCTTTTTGGGGCTAAAATCGCTGGGGAAGTCAATGCTATACGTCCAAGCCTAATTGGATTACCAACTTGGTTATCAAAGTCAGGCTCATCAATGCGATCACTCTGCATGATTATCGGACTTACATCCTTGTCCAGGGCTTTGCCGTTGAAGTGGGTATCCACATACCACTCGCCCTCCCATTGCCAGGCCAAACTGGGTAGCTTGATTTGATCCTTGGGTTTGCCCACCAAGCCATCTTTCGAAGACCAGTTGGGACGATCTGTGGGCAAAAGGCTGTTACAGAATCCATCCACCGGATTCCAACGCTGATTCTCGTAGGTATGCTACACAAGAGAGAGACCAATTTCCGTTAAACGTGCTCGATTCACGATGGATTATTGCCCATGATCAATCACCTCCTGGACGCGAATGGGGACTTCGACCCCAAAGACAAAGACGTAGATCTGATGGTCACCGCCTAAGGCCCACAAAGTGTTGCCTCCGCTGGAAACCCGCTTGAACTCCAGACCCACATAAGGTAACTCCAGCCACTTGGGCGAATCTATCCCCAGATACAACACCCGCCCACTGGAGTTGACCCCAAATAAGGTTTGGTTGGGGATCATGATGTTTTAAGCTGAGCTCATGATGGAGCGGGTCCTCGGATTAGATGCCAGTAAGAACTACGAACCCACCCACCTGAGGATGATTGAGGACGATGGGTTTGTTTGTTAACTTATGTACTGTATTGAAGGACTAAGCTGGCTTTCTTGTCCGTCCCTCACGGTCCCTCAGCTATTGGCTGCTCGGCCAACTAGCAGGCCATAGCAGGCATTCATTTTGTCTAGAGTTTGTCTTCCCTTGTCATTTTCTGTCCGATCAGCTGTTCCATTGAAGGGCTTTCAAACGTTTGGAGGAAACTCTTTGTAACACCCTGGTTCAGATGTGGATAAATCAAGATAAAAGATGCTCAAGACAAATATGCGATCGTAAGTTGAGAAAGTAATGCTGATGTAAAGACAATGACCAATGCGATGAATTTTCAAGgattcttttttgttgatttttgggGTGAAAATCCACCAAGTTGGCATAAGATGGGGTGTGCATACAGTAGACCGTACTCACATTTGTGGAAATAAATTATGTTGTTCATTTGATTCGATGTCTCGCttccttttatttttttttttaaatagctTTAGTCGTGCCACTTTTGATTGTTGCGTGACATGGTAAGTACTAATTTATGTGCTGGCCTTGATACTGTACTCAACGAATTTAACACATTtaagtgcatattttttttttcaactcgACGGCTTAAAAACCTCACATTTTCCACAAATATATGGCGTAAATCGAATACAGGGTGGAAGGAAATCCAGGGTCACATTTGAAGATATTTCTCCACAATTCGTAATTGCTTGATCATAGTGAAACTAACGTTTTCATTACATGAAGAGACACTAGGCTTCTAAATAGTTCCTCGTAATGAGATGAACATTGGGTTTAATGCCATCAAGCAAGTCTTTGAGTGAAGAGAGACATTTTTATAAGACACCAAAGATGGCCCTCAATTTTTAAGcagtcttttttcttttttttaaatcctcACTCAAAGATGTCGTTACTTGGAGATTAGGAGATGCCAATGGTTCAGAATCAGATTTGAAGAATCATTGAGCACCGTTCGCTTTTTGTCTTGCAATGAGTTTATTAATCCACAAGAAATTAAGGAATGATCACAAAACCTGACTGAAACGAATGTGTACACTTTGGAatgaattgattacaaacaaTTGAGGGCGGGTTCAACTGAGCGAAATAAATCATGCTGACTTTCCATTGCAGCGAACATCAGAAACGAATGGACACCACATATCCGGACACGAGTCCTAATAATGCGCAGTAATTGTGCTAAGAAAATGATTATTCCCCTCAAGAGGGACTGATGGATTATTATTACTTTGGTTCAGTGGCAATACTTCATGAATGACTAGAACACATGGAGACAATGACATCGACATAACTTCTTGGGGATAGCTGTATAGCTGTATCTCGTTCCTTTTCTACATAAATAGTGTCATCCCGGACTCCCTCCAAAGGCCCGCCGAATCCGTTCATTCTACGTTCGACCCATGTGCTCTTCAGAAAAATAGCTATTCCGTACAAACTTCGACAGTGTTAGAAAATCCATGATTTTTGGAGGGCTAGTTCGGGATTAGGGGTGGGCTGGTGGATCAGTCACATGAAATAATGGATGCGTGATGATATGACGGTTGAGATAGTggcattttgaacatttgagtGTTCATAGTTGGATTACAGAGGGTGGGGTGAGGGTGGGGGGGTAATTTCTTCTTGTTACTAGTG from Tigriopus californicus strain San Diego chromosome 1, Tcal_SD_v2.1, whole genome shotgun sequence includes the following:
- the LOC131893201 gene encoding tectonin beta-propeller repeat-containing protein-like isoform X1, which codes for MIPNQTLFGVNSSGRVLYLGIDSPKWLELPYVGLEFKRVSSGGNTLWALGGDHQIYVFVFGVEVPIRVQEHTYENQRWNPVDGFCNSLLPTDRPNWSSKDGLVGKPKDQIKLPSLAWQWEGEWYVDTHFNGKALDKDAWTYSIDFPSDFSPKKGFTSCVRRRKWIRYRRYAATNSWASLPAIHKHVSEEPFIDVSVGGQEIPNGEPDETLVWAVTVLGRVFVRQGVRSNCPEGTGWLHITTPNGCEVSQISVSPSGLVWAVTWNGKALVRLGVSRINPTGMVWSEVESPDPSSQLSHICVGESAVWALSRDRQVWFRNGIRAASAKDSESLAKGSKWIEMVGELQMLSLGPGDQVMGITDDEDHQIVLRTGVNPSDLSGKTWKAISATPIRPRSQSQSSTASSNSSAAVYSDNFAKIPEESPDIRPNVASGSSNTFFKQTASKIGESVTKDVIAQTAGIVAGRTLGRIPVLGAPLAMAANKAVREEIHKIHFPKDEDAFSSTEDNNAAIPVNQSMYASAMEDVAALKLAEAMEEEKKNEAQAKVQRSNSLVSGDLILDREDRYGFDDAVFDTGLNVDTPHWVWITAGSCKMEQGPPKSWLVDAAVASSELSLAGESWRVNILQQLRDKNQVISESDTFKHYNAPIERTSWIKKAMVKAHSGETRAKWESSMVELEQTGNPQGGIDFGTLSIFGTSKRSKALANKKMHGEVEEHLSLFDITCVCQSGDKTLTIHTAKRSLTLQPLQIKFSGDLELEEWQREICHGMNSVRGIDGPPSKGSTFSVTARGEVTVFDPKVMEEGGFDQEIKKVDGQFSQTIAIDEDETLPLIRSLENGFIPGTVMSFTLLVKEQCKRFSINLQTGKPGLDSDVALHLNPRIELRHTVLNSKKSGVWGEEEKLPLAVISEDGHGSQMFIEGRTVQVIIKAEPAHFLIFVNGTPYAKFKHRLKAEDVTHFRLEGDVVPKSAVYHSKSLVIPPNKMYWRILGGGHFLEITSSQVGVTWALGYDSVPWVYTGGWGGAHFQGVASSKFGINPIEDTKYMYIYENQRWNPVTGFTANGLLPTDRNAWSDRTGKIPLPKESIKVPSLHWQWISDWLIDYTTPGGLDHDGWQYATDFPASYHGKLKFTDYVRRRRWTRKCRLQTHGPWKCLGSTKLICVTMQNRPGTDAVDLWAIASNGDALLRQNVHARCPEGTAWTHVSCDVPFQSISMGEGGKLWAIGNDGHAYFRIGLSQECPSGQTWLQVQKPGVSPGSALRQVSVGHENLVWVLDQANKLYLRMEVTRVFPEGTCWHLVCADQVKSISAHGRELWATLDGISSSSLVNGLANALQGVAQVRGIKARRSGITPGNLFGSGWDIAVGGGWKQVTIRGKTRE
- the LOC131893201 gene encoding tectonin beta-propeller repeat-containing protein 1-like isoform X2, with the translated sequence MIPNQTLFGVNSSGRVLYLGIDSPKWLELPYVGLEFKRVSSGGNTLWALGGDHQIYVFVFGVEVPIRVQEHTYENQRWNPVDGFCNSLLPTDRPNWSSKDGLVGKPKDQIKLPSLAWQWEGEWYVDTHFNGKALDKDAWTYSIDFPSDFSPKKGFTSCVRRRKWIRYRRYAATNSWASLPAIHKHVSEEPFIDVSVGGQEIPNGEPDETLVWAVTVLGRVFVRQGVRSNCPEGTGWLHITTPNGCEVSQISVSPSGLVWAVTWNGKALVRLGVSRINPTGMVWSEVESPDPSSQLSHICVGESAVWALSRDRQVWFRNGIRAASAKDSESLAKGSKWIEMVGELQMLSLGPGDQVMGITDDEDHQIVLRTGVNPSDLSGKTWKAISATPIRPRSQSQSSTASSNSSAAVYSDNFAKIPEESPDIRPNVASGSSNTFFKQTASKIGESVTKDVIAQTAGIVAGRTLGRIPVLGAPLAMAANKAVREEIHKIHFPKDEDAFSSTEDNNAAIPVNQSMYASAMEDVAALKLAEAMEEEKKNEAQAKVQRSNSLVSGDLILDREDRYGFDDAVFDTGLNVDTPHWVWITAGSCKMEQGPPKSWLVDAAVASSELSLAGESWRVNILQQLRDKNQVISESDTFKHYNAPIERTSWIKKAMVKAHSGETRAKWESSMVELEQTGNPQGGIDFGTLSIFGTSKRSKEHLSLFDITCVCQSGDKTLTIHTAKRSLTLQPLQIKFSGDLELEEWQREICHGMNSVRGIDGPPSKGSTFSVTARGEVTVFDPKVMEEGGFDQEIKKVDGQFSQTIAIDEDETLPLIRSLENGFIPGTVMSFTLLVKEQCKRFSINLQTGKPGLDSDVALHLNPRIELRHTVLNSKKSGVWGEEEKLPLAVISEDGHGSQMFIEGRTVQVIIKAEPAHFLIFVNGTPYAKFKHRLKAEDVTHFRLEGDVVPKSAVYHSKSLVIPPNKMYWRILGGGHFLEITSSQVGVTWALGYDSVPWVYTGGWGGAHFQGVASSKFGINPIEDTKYMYIYENQRWNPVTGFTANGLLPTDRNAWSDRTGKIPLPKESIKVPSLHWQWISDWLIDYTTPGGLDHDGWQYATDFPASYHGKLKFTDYVRRRRWTRKCRLQTHGPWKCLGSTKLICVTMQNRPGTDAVDLWAIASNGDALLRQNVHARCPEGTAWTHVSCDVPFQSISMGEGGKLWAIGNDGHAYFRIGLSQECPSGQTWLQVQKPGVSPGSALRQVSVGHENLVWVLDQANKLYLRMEVTRVFPEGTCWHLVCADQVKSISAHGRELWATLDGISSSSLVNGLANALQGVAQVRGIKARRSGITPGNLFGSGWDIAVGGGWKQVTIRGKTRE